From one Planococcus citri chromosome 3, ihPlaCitr1.1, whole genome shotgun sequence genomic stretch:
- the LOC135838506 gene encoding podocan-like protein 1 isoform X2, with product MNSVCIDVGFVCLILLLATNPLAGQSSTCRYGKQHGYFAAECSGMNLWDVPTLQSTDIEALDLSNNRLRALKNNTLKCCTSIKFLYLQINGILNIEANALQPLTELNVLDLSWNGFDKLPTAVSPTLRKLYLEGVPKLFENLQNNEFKITHLKNLESLTISANELKKFPSFGGSVPSLLELNITDNYIEEITPDDLAPLCQLKFLHVGPDTLFMNKDAKTLCQCMKLANWTSAYNIQVSSFTCKYDKSTILDKCDLRPSNVTLAKREACLTEMKNRQIPYWLMIGGGILAAITCICILLYVRYRRRQRESAKNGHDRNSAVKYDNKGDENNERPEEDKLLKQ from the exons atgtGGGTTTTGTATGCCTCATATTATTGCTGGCAACAAATCCATTGGCTGGTCAAAGCAGCACGTGCAGATATGGAAAACAACATGGATACTTCGCTGCTGAATGCAGTGGTATGAATTTATGGGACGTACCTACTTTACAATCGACTGATATCGag gCACTCGATTTATCAAACAATCGTCTCCGTGCtttaaaaaacaacactttAAAATGTTGCACTTCGATCAAATTCCTGTACCTTCAAATCAACGGTATTTTAAACATCGAAGCAAATGCTCTTCAACCACTTACAGAATTAAACGTTTTGGATCTCAGTTGGAACGGTTTCGATAAATTGCCTACGGCCGTATCGCCTACGTTACGTAAATTGTACCTAGAAGGTGTTCCCAAGTTATTCGAAAACTTACAAAACAACGAGTTTAAAATAACGCATTTGAAAAATCTCGAGAGTCTCACAATTTCTGCCAATGAATTAAAGAAATTTCCGTCCTTCGGTGGTTCGGTTCCTAGTCTGTTAGAGTTGAACATAACAGACAACTATATCGAAGAAATAACTCCCGATGATTTAGCACCTTTATGCCAATTGAAGTTTTTACACGTGGGACCAGATACGTTGTTCATGAATAAGGATGCGAAAACATTATGCCAATGTATGAAATTAGCAAATTGGACGTCCGCGTATaatattcaagtttcatcgTTTACCTGTAAATACGATA agtCGACCATACTAGACAAATGCGACTTAAGACCATCGAATGTAACTTTGGCGAAACGCGAAGCATGTCTGACCGAGatgaaaaatcgtcaaattcCGTATTGGTTGATGATCGGAGGCGGTATTTTGGCGGCGATAACATGcatttgtattttattatacGTCCGTTATCGACGTCGGCAGCGAGAATCCGCCAAAAACGGACACGACCGTAATTCGGCCGTGAAGTATGACAATAAAGGCGACGAAAA
- the LOC135838506 gene encoding podocan-like protein 1 isoform X1, with amino-acid sequence MNSVCIDVGFVCLILLLATNPLAGQSSTCRYGKQHGYFAAECSGMNLWDVPTLQSTDIEALDLSNNRLRALKNNTLKCCTSIKFLYLQINGILNIEANALQPLTELNVLDLSWNGFDKLPTAVSPTLRKLYLEGVPKLFENLQNNEFKITHLKNLESLTISANELKKFPSFGGSVPSLLELNITDNYIEEITPDDLAPLCQLKFLHVGPDTLFMNKDAKTLCQCMKLANWTSAYNIQVSSFTCKYDKSTILDKCDLRPSNVTLAKREACLTEMKNRQIPYWLMIGGGILAAITCICILLYVRYRRRQRESAKNGHDRNSAVKYDNKGDENGVNPAFNGYHGGGGRGVETTV; translated from the exons atgtGGGTTTTGTATGCCTCATATTATTGCTGGCAACAAATCCATTGGCTGGTCAAAGCAGCACGTGCAGATATGGAAAACAACATGGATACTTCGCTGCTGAATGCAGTGGTATGAATTTATGGGACGTACCTACTTTACAATCGACTGATATCGag gCACTCGATTTATCAAACAATCGTCTCCGTGCtttaaaaaacaacactttAAAATGTTGCACTTCGATCAAATTCCTGTACCTTCAAATCAACGGTATTTTAAACATCGAAGCAAATGCTCTTCAACCACTTACAGAATTAAACGTTTTGGATCTCAGTTGGAACGGTTTCGATAAATTGCCTACGGCCGTATCGCCTACGTTACGTAAATTGTACCTAGAAGGTGTTCCCAAGTTATTCGAAAACTTACAAAACAACGAGTTTAAAATAACGCATTTGAAAAATCTCGAGAGTCTCACAATTTCTGCCAATGAATTAAAGAAATTTCCGTCCTTCGGTGGTTCGGTTCCTAGTCTGTTAGAGTTGAACATAACAGACAACTATATCGAAGAAATAACTCCCGATGATTTAGCACCTTTATGCCAATTGAAGTTTTTACACGTGGGACCAGATACGTTGTTCATGAATAAGGATGCGAAAACATTATGCCAATGTATGAAATTAGCAAATTGGACGTCCGCGTATaatattcaagtttcatcgTTTACCTGTAAATACGATA agtCGACCATACTAGACAAATGCGACTTAAGACCATCGAATGTAACTTTGGCGAAACGCGAAGCATGTCTGACCGAGatgaaaaatcgtcaaattcCGTATTGGTTGATGATCGGAGGCGGTATTTTGGCGGCGATAACATGcatttgtattttattatacGTCCGTTATCGACGTCGGCAGCGAGAATCCGCCAAAAACGGACACGACCGTAATTCGGCCGTGAAGTATGACAATAAAGGCGACGAAAA
- the LOC135838506 gene encoding podocan-like protein 1 isoform X3, whose product MNSVCIDVGFVCLILLLATNPLAGQSSTCRYGKQHGYFAAECSGMNLWDVPTLQSTDIEALDLSNNRLRALKNNTLKCCTSIKFLYLQINGILNIEANALQPLTELNVLDLSWNGFDKLPTAVSPTLRKLYLEGVPKLFENLQNNEFKITHLKNLESLTISANELKKFPSFGGSVPSLLELNITDNYIEEITPDDLAPLCQLKFLHVGPDTLFMNKDAKTLCQCMKLANWTSAYNIQVSSFTCKYDKSTILDKCDLRPSNVTLAKREACLTEMKNRQIPYWLMIGGGILAAITCICILLYVRYRRRQRESAKNGHDRNSAVKYDNKGDEKHGDTRLGALKR is encoded by the exons atgtGGGTTTTGTATGCCTCATATTATTGCTGGCAACAAATCCATTGGCTGGTCAAAGCAGCACGTGCAGATATGGAAAACAACATGGATACTTCGCTGCTGAATGCAGTGGTATGAATTTATGGGACGTACCTACTTTACAATCGACTGATATCGag gCACTCGATTTATCAAACAATCGTCTCCGTGCtttaaaaaacaacactttAAAATGTTGCACTTCGATCAAATTCCTGTACCTTCAAATCAACGGTATTTTAAACATCGAAGCAAATGCTCTTCAACCACTTACAGAATTAAACGTTTTGGATCTCAGTTGGAACGGTTTCGATAAATTGCCTACGGCCGTATCGCCTACGTTACGTAAATTGTACCTAGAAGGTGTTCCCAAGTTATTCGAAAACTTACAAAACAACGAGTTTAAAATAACGCATTTGAAAAATCTCGAGAGTCTCACAATTTCTGCCAATGAATTAAAGAAATTTCCGTCCTTCGGTGGTTCGGTTCCTAGTCTGTTAGAGTTGAACATAACAGACAACTATATCGAAGAAATAACTCCCGATGATTTAGCACCTTTATGCCAATTGAAGTTTTTACACGTGGGACCAGATACGTTGTTCATGAATAAGGATGCGAAAACATTATGCCAATGTATGAAATTAGCAAATTGGACGTCCGCGTATaatattcaagtttcatcgTTTACCTGTAAATACGATA agtCGACCATACTAGACAAATGCGACTTAAGACCATCGAATGTAACTTTGGCGAAACGCGAAGCATGTCTGACCGAGatgaaaaatcgtcaaattcCGTATTGGTTGATGATCGGAGGCGGTATTTTGGCGGCGATAACATGcatttgtattttattatacGTCCGTTATCGACGTCGGCAGCGAGAATCCGCCAAAAACGGACACGACCGTAATTCGGCCGTGAAGTATGACAATAAAGGCGACGAAAA ACACGGTGACACTAGGCTTGGGGCATTAAAGCGATGA